The following proteins are encoded in a genomic region of Apis mellifera strain DH4 linkage group LG14, Amel_HAv3.1, whole genome shotgun sequence:
- the LOC727238 gene encoding histone-lysine N-methyltransferase ash1 isoform X1, which produces MSGDSGWNTVIHHPSELELQNWNWEENDGEQERELPSTVDMDAIKGGGSWDPTTEPNGTDSVDSEEDSDSDDETSGGTEGSCSYSDSNSDSDDESSGDEEEDTGSNSDCTSEHSEQTFSIQKTNFEPGALKLKISMKGPKKEDSEKEKNKRSIPKKVKTNRGGKSSECSSDESDSSENHSTSQHTQQQQQQMQQSQQQQQPQQHPTLQEINQEDLAAILPDQEHEDAPFDGFEDSESGRLVSKAIERMSLGADSDTSENGDQNPVPVYSSTLLQQFVEKTALLSEPRKRRSKLGKKLNDSEYPCVSNVSPDSGIQSVDNSPLHLAISPVSPPTQTQSPVQPVVTKPAVNVDRVLYPPKRKPGRPAKTVSTQPRGPGRPRLKPEIVEKIERIEKTEKTGKTEKIEKKETVSQAVKVTKEETTKRGKTKSTSQKTVATRTDKNEENNSTKKLKEKPTCQKKRTCNVSKQCTPGKVTGKRNNTSSPARVKCLSRSVTNKYGKEGIQCNGGTCKKMRKDKPGIGNKTAPLRRQKQSACERISNDRKVINSNKRSLKENRSSTVPLAKRQASLKKNVAPVTRRVLKENKSTKKTTTGFETNGVGVQTLISLPVGEVLKAEKAENVTNKCDKATQPIHNHCRKHHHHKHRRRLLLPPKNPIRIHPCLIQELEKLIEEFSRLCSLGRNNSNSGYSELPQIFRVKKLTKKRKGGDVTSNDDQKLKRRLKKEKILSGTDSKNNMNANANSNPNEQRLPLKKRHYHVSSPHSSQSSNASGADLAVNEANSTESHIEEAIEATITRYGSSSAFSFQEDSVPVTPKKRHRDTETGSPDKSNATSSDLLEEKPLSQIEVQPRRKKKIVKDLRVTVTKLPVESHGILEKSDKMDKTEKADSKAEKSEKYSTDRSSKYRAEKNRSEKIVAERMIKSDKNQSDKIEKRDLSPEHVRLEKNIKIDAPEFNTTESFDESEIKPAQNNLNSNVPNPLNSAAVLVLTKKKMRRRKAINRTGFPTLKKKKKRSLNANDTSTDASKTMVLSNEDGTDVGANGENSTKEGIEDSVVDSKTSVLSNTELQNVFTDELSTKHISNAIQNRVQSKVDSIANRENSNSSKSETNSHVRSEELSEPRSGQLRVRKDLVETDNDNTLNKLCPVKFEKIQDSKPYDENASLEESLEKFTSNQRVTELNEENVKRFERANSQTNIKTENSNSFNGNQKKRRGSSSPCNLTPRNIKRLRSSGYDMENDILPNSDINDDHEVGKHSNSTHSRKKQSRWKKRYLQGGILQEYGKDIEGKIRGNIENNNATGRNKVVCETTESASATLLSTTYQCGKLLRQRKMPFQLPYDLWWLHTQSRLPSRESVPSWNYKKIRTNVYYDVKPTTLYEAQACECKPESGCGDDCINRMVFSECSPQLCPCGDKCENQKIQKHEWAPGLQKFMTEDKGWGVRTQQSIKSGVFILEYVGEVVSEREFKSRMATRYANDTHHYCLHLDGGLVIDGHRMGGDGRFVNHSCEPNCEMQKWSVHGLPRMALFASRDIKPGEELTYDYNFALFNPSEGQECRCGSNACRGVIGGKSQRVSKSITSIPSQLEPTERRSVGRPRKNVRKSNAVQSVNSKGMCKSRKVGDSNLIHAPALKPMSHQQRCFAQQHHCFLLRNLEKVRRVKLLVNQVQMQNGKVKCGNATTVKEKSSGDAKIQSDAFFSQLTALTNINTRTVRTRRLAQAQDDPEVNKTAKLAKVLKDLYSIVATAKDENDQLLCTPFITLPSKRKLPDYYEKISDPIDLSTIDQCIGTGHYKTAEHFDHDMIKLFDNNVRFFGRTSEMGIAAARLRKLYLGSKPDFVDAITEATGCPPSQGFLPPRGSTAGEEDVIRCICGLHRDEGLMIQCERCLVWQHCDCVKADTSIESYLCERCHPRPVDLEIPLEGDEEEEGKKHYVTLMRGDLQLRQGDTVYVLRDTPEKHTYKTIQKPDYEQMDIFRIERLWKNAEGERFVFGHHYLRPHETYHEPTRKFYENEVVCAPLYEAVPCDLVAERCWVLDPHTYCKGRPVGSTPEHTYVCEYRVDRAARLFTKVARARHQVCTKPYAFETFPQRIKHYRTYLPHSLEGIQIGSKMNKEKKKSNNQDVDNNQKSESNENAKTHTKDQQKSSTSKNRRRSNEILPIVTPATSYAQREEQRRRLNNILIGLLQKMPNKKDPLDLSFLLERNRRNRKRPGGLNP; this is translated from the exons ATGTCTGGTGATTCAGGATGGAATACTGTTATTCACCATCCTTCAGAATTAGAATTACAGAATTGGAATTGGGAAGAAAACGATGGAGAACAAGAAAGGGAGCTCCCTTCAACTGTTGATATGGATGCTATAAAGGGTGGTGGTAGCTGGGATCCAACTACTGAACCTAATg gaacaGATTCGGTTGATTCCGAAGAAGATTCAGATTCCGACGACGAAACCTCTGGCGGTACAGAAGGTAGTTGTTCTTATTCAGATTCGAATTCGGATTCAGACGACGAAAGTAGCGGTGACGAGGAAGAAGATACAGGATCCAATTCGGATTGTACATCGGAACATAGCGAACAAACATTTTCCattcaaaaaacaaattttgaaccg GGAGcgcttaaattaaaaatcagtaTGAAAGGTCCAAAAAAAGAGGAttcggaaaaagaaaaaaataaaagaagcataccaaaaaaagttaaaacgaatcgaggaggaaag tCATCAGAATGCAGTAGTGATGAGTCTGACTCATCCGAAAATCATTCAACTTCACAACATACacagcaacaacagcaacaaatGCAACAAtctcaacaacaacaacagccaCAACAGCATCCAACTCTTCAAGAGATTAATCAAGAAGATTTGGCGGCTATTTTACCAGATCAAGAGCACGAAGATGCTCCATTTGATGGATTTGAAGATTCAGAAAGTGGTCGGTTAGTATCGAAAGCTATCGAGAGAATGTCTCTCGGTGCAGATTCGGATACGAGTGAAAATGGTGATCAAAATCCTGTACCTGTGTATAGTTCCACTTTATTACAACAATTTGTAGAAAAAACAGCTCTGTTATCAGAACCAAGAAAAAGGCGGAGTAAgttaggaaaaaaattgaatgattcaGAATATCCTTGCGTTTCGAATGTATCTCCAGATTCAGGAATTCAATCGGTAGATAATAGTCCGTTACATTTGGCAATTAGTCCTGTAAGTCCTCCAACACAGACTCAATCACCGGTGCAACCTGTTGTTACAAAACCTGCAGTAAATGTAGATCGTGTTTTATATCCACCTAAACGAAAACCTGGTAGGCCAGCAAAGACAGTATCTACGCAACCCCGTGGACCTGGTAGGCCAAGATTAAAGCCAGAAATTGtagaaaagatagaaagaatagaaaaaacagaaaaaactggaaaaactgaaaaaattgaaaagaaggaAACTGTTTCCCAAGCAGTAAAAGTcacaaaagaagaaacaactaAAAGAGGGAAAACAAAATCTACATCACAAAAAACTGTTGCAACTCGAAcagataaaaatgaagaaaataattcaactaaaaaattaaaagagaaaccAACTTGCCAAAAGAAACGGACTTGCAATGTTTCTAAACAGTGTACGCCGGGAAAAGTAACTGGAAAGAGGAATAATACAAGTTCCCCAGCGCGTGTCAAGTGCCTAAGTAGATCTGTTACGAATAAGTATGGAAAAGAGGGAATTCAATGCAATGGTGGGACGTGTAAGAAAATGAGGAAAGATAAACCTGGAATAGGAAATAAGACAGCTCCTTTACGGCGACAAAAACAATCGGCTTGTGAACGAATTTCGAACGATAGGaaagtaattaattcgaataaaagaaGTTTAAAAGAGAATAGAAGTAGTACTGTTCCCTTAGCTAAAAGACAAGcatcattaaagaaaaatgttgcaCCAGTTACGCGACGTGtattgaaagaaaacaaaagtaCTAAAAAAACAACAACTGGATTTGAAACAAATGGTGTTGGAGTTCAGACTCTAATATCTTTACCTGTTGGTGAAGTATTAAAGGCTGAAAAAGCTGAAAATGTAACCAATAAATGCGATAAGGCGACGCAGCCTATACATAATCATTGTCGCAAACATCATCATCACAAACATAGAAGACGATTATTGTTACCACCTAAAAATCCTATACGTATCCATCCATGTCTCAttcaagaattagaaaaattgatagaagaattttcaagattGTGTAGTTTAGGtagaaataattcaaactCTGGATATTCTGAATTACCCCAAAtttttcgtgtaaaaaaattaacaaaaaagagaaagggaggggatGTTACCTCAAACGATgatcagaaattaaaaagacgccttaaaaaagagaagattcTGTCGGGAAcagattcaaaaaataatatgaatgcaAATGCGAATTCAAATCCAAACGAACAAAGGttaccattaaaaaaaaggcaTTATCATGTATCCAGTCCTCATAGTTCACAAAGTTCGAATGCAAGTGGCGCCGATTTGGCTGTTAATGAAGCGAACTCTACTGAAAGTCATATAGAAGAAGCAATCGAAGCTACAATAACGAGATATGGAAGTAGTTCTGCCTTCTCTTTCCAAGAAGATTCTGTACCTGTTACTCCTAAGAAGAGGCATAGGGATACCGAAACTGGTAGTCCTGATAAGTCAAATGCAACATCTTCCGATTTATTGGAAGAAAAACCCTTGAGCCAAATAGAAGTACAACCGcgtcgtaaaaagaaaattgtcaaGGACCTTCGCGTGACAGTTACAAAATTACCTGTTGAAAGTCatggaattttagaaaaatccgACAAAATGGATAAAACTGAGAAAGCTGATAGTAAAGCAGAAAAATCCGAGAAATATTCCACTGATAGAAGTTCAAAATATCGtgcagaaaaaaatagaagtgaGAAAATAGTTGCAGAGAGAATGATAAAAAGCGATAAAAATCAAagcgataaaattgaaaaaagagatcTCTCGCCAGAACATGTTCGCttggaaaagaatataaaaatcgatgcACCGGAATTTAATACAACGGAAAGCTTTGATGAAAGTGAAATTAAACCAGCACAAAACAATCTCAATTCAAATGTTCCAAATCCTTTGAATTCTGCTGCTGTATTAGTTTTgactaagaaaaaaatgagacgGCGGAAAGCTATCAATCGTACAGGTTTTCCgacattaaaaaagaagaagaaaagatcttTAAATGCAAATGATACATCGACGGATGCATCAAAAACTATGGTTCTAAGCAATGAAGATGGTACAGATGTCGGTGCTAATGGTGAAAATTCAACAAAAGAAGGAATCGAAGATTCAGTAGTTGACAGTAAAACAAGTGTGTTAAGCAATACTGAGTTACAAAATGTATTTACTGATGAACTTTCGACTAAACATATTAGCAATGccatacaaaatcgagttcaGTCAAAAGTTGATTCAATTGCAAAtcgagaaaattcaaattcatcaaAGTCGGAAACGAATAGTCATGTTCGATCTGAAGAACTTTCAGAACCTCGATCAGGTCAATTGCGAGTTCGGAAAGATCTTGTAGAAACAGATAATGACAAtacattgaataaattatgtcctgttaaatttgaaaaaattcaagattcaAAACCATACGATGAAAATGCATCTTTAGAAGAATCCCTTGAAAAATTCACTTCAAATCAACGCGTTACGGAATTAAACGAAGAGAATGTAAAAAGATTTGAGCGTGCAAATTCCCAAACGAATATCAAAacggaaaattcaaattcttttaatgGCAATCAGAAAAAACGAAGAGGATCTTCGAGCCCTTGTAATTTGACTCCTAGAAACATAAAACGTTTACGAAGTTCTGGTTATGATATGGAGAATGACATTTTGCCTAATAGCGACATTAACGATGATCACGAGGTAGGAAAACATTCAAACTCGACGcattcgagaaagaaacaatCTCGATGGAAGAAACGTTATTTACAAGGAGGTATTCTACAGGAATATGGTAAAGATATTGAAGGAAAAATACGTGgtaacattgaaaataataatgccaCTGGAAGAAACAAAGTTGTATGTGAAACTACCGAGTCTGCATCTGCTACGTTATTGTCTACCACATATCAATGCGGTAAGCTTTTACGACAAAGAAAAATGCCATTTCAATTGCCATATGATTTGTGGTGGTTACATACACAATCTAGATTACCTAGCAGAGAATCAGTTCCATCTTGGAATTACAA AAAAATTCGTACTAACGTATATTACGATGTCAAACCTACTACACTTTATGAAGCGCAAGCTTGCGAATGCAAGCCGGAAAGCGGTTGCGGAGATGATTGTATCAATCGTATGGTTTTCAGCGAATGTTCTCCACAGCTTTGTCCTTGTGGTGATAAATGCGAGAatcagaaaattcaaaaacacgAATGGGCACCGGGTTTACAAAAATTCATGACAGAGGATAAAGGTTGGGGTGTAAGAACACAACAATCTATCAAATCAGGtgtttttattcttgaatatGTTGGAGAAGTTGTTTCtgaaagagaatttaaatcTAGAATGGCAACCAG ATATGCCAATGATACGCACCATTATTGCTTACATCTTGATGGAGGTTTAGTAATTGATGGTCATCGTATGGGTGGTGATGGAAGATTCGTAAATCATTCTTGTGAACCTAATTGTGAGATGCAAAAATGGAGTGTCCATGGTCTTCCACGAATGGCACTATTCGCTTCTAGAGACATTAAACCAGGAGAGGAATTGacatatgattataattttgcacTTTTTAATCCATCTGAGGGACAAGAATGTAGATGCGGTAGTAACGCCTGTAGAGGAGTGAttg GTGGGAAGAGTCAAAGAGTTTCTAAAAGTATCACTTCTATTCCGTCGCAATTAGAACCGACAGAAAGACGATCGGTTGGAAGACCaagaaaaaatgtaagaaaatcTAATGCAGTACAATCTGTAAATTCGAAAGGCATGTGTAAATCTCGAAAAGTAGgcgattctaatttaattcatgCCCCTGCATTAAAACCTATGTCTCATCAACAAAGATGTTTTGCTCAGCAACATCATTGCttcttattaagaaatttagaaaaagtaaGACGAGTTAAGTTATTAGTAAATCAAGTACAAATGCAAAATGGTAAAGTAAAATGTGGTAATGCAACTActgtaaaagaaaagagttCAGGTGATGCTAAAATTCAATCTGATGCATTTTTCTCACAATTAACTgctttaacaaatataaatacacgtACTGTACGAACTCGACGACTAGCTCAAGCTCAAGATGATCCAGAAGTGAATAAAACTGCAAAATTAGCTAAg gtaTTGAAAGATCTATATAGTATAGTAGCTACTGcaaaagatgaaaatgatCAATTATTATGTACACCATTTATCACATTACCttcaaagagaaaattacctgactattatgaaaaaatatcagatCCTATAGATTTATCAACAATCGATCAATGTATTGGTACAGGCCATTATAAAACTGCAGAACATTTTGATCATGATATGATTAAACTTTTTGATAACAATGTAAGATTCTTTGGGAGAACTTCTGAAATGGGTATTGCTGCAGCTAGACtaagaaaattatacttgGGAAGTAAACCTGATTTCGTGGATGCAATAACGGAAGCAACTGGTTGTCCACCATCTCAAGGTTTCTTACCTCCTCGTGGTTCAACCGCGGGTGAAGAAGATGTTATCAGATGTATTTGTGGTTTACATAG GGATGAGGGATTGATGATTCAATGCGAACGCTGTCTCGTATGGCAACATTGTGATTGCGTTAAAGCTGATACGAGCATAGAATCTTACTTGTGTGAAAGATGTCATCCACGACCCGTGGATTTAGAAATACCATTAGAAGGTgatgaggaagaagaaggcaaAAAACATTATGTTACTTTGATGCGGGGTGACTTACAACTTAGACAAGGAGATACCGTATATGTTTTAAGAGATACTCCAGAAAAACATACATACAAAACAATTCAAAAACCTGATTATGAACAAAtggatatatttagaattgagAGACTCTGGAAAAACGCAga AGGTGAAAGATTTGTATTTGGTCATCATTATTTAAGACCACATGAAACGTATCACGAACcaacaagaaaattttatgaaaatgaagtTGTGTGTGCTCCACTTTATGAAGCTGTTCCATGTGATTTAGTTGCTGAACGCTGTTGGGTCCTCGATCCTCATACGTATTGTaaag gaCGGCCGGTTGGTTCTACACCAGAGCATACTTACGTTTGCGAATATCGCGTTGATCGGGCTGCTCGACTATTTACAAAAGTTGCCAGAGCTAGACATCAAGTTTGTACGAAGCCTTATGCATTTGAAACTTTTCCACAACGCATTAAGCATTATCGTACATATTTG cCTCATAGTCTTGAAGGAATTCAAATAGGaagtaaaatgaataaagaaaaaaagaagtctAATAATCAAGATGttgataataatcaaaaatctgaatcgaatgaaaatgCAAAAACGCACACTAAAGATCAACAAAAATCTTCTACGAGCAAAAATAGACGtcgatcgaatgaaattttacctATTGTCACACCCGCTACATCATATGCCCAG agAGAAGAACAAAGAAGAcgattgaacaatattttaatcggaCTATTACAAAAAATGCCGAATAAAAAGGATCCCTTAGATTTgtcatttttattagaaaggaATAGACGAAATCGTAAAAGGCCAGGGGGATTAAATCCGTGA